From the genome of Blautia pseudococcoides, one region includes:
- a CDS encoding Fic family protein yields MGRAGEYVKNLSGEAEYKSFCPAPLPPLLEMDADMITALIGATKALATLDTLSANIPNMSLFISMYVRKEALLSSQIEGTQATLEDVLDPLIEQNANQNVSDVINYIKATEFALNRLETLPLCNRLIKETHAVLMEGVRGQEKSPGEFRISQNWIGAAGSTLKNARYIPPRPEDMQKAMSDLEKYIHSDDTLDILIQAALLHYQFETIHPFLDGNGRVGRLLITLFLIEKKALKTPALYISCFLKKNRIEYYDRMSEVRNKDNYEQWVRFFLQAVKESAEDATEAIHKLSALHDRNEAVVKQMGRAAQTAEKLFSYLEQNPIIDIRKTADELGLSFSTVSAAVGRFVKEGILMQTNNASRNRVFAYQEYLDILRKDT; encoded by the coding sequence ATGGGAAGAGCGGGAGAATATGTCAAGAATTTAAGCGGAGAGGCAGAATACAAATCTTTTTGTCCAGCACCACTTCCGCCGTTATTGGAGATGGATGCGGATATGATTACTGCTTTAATTGGGGCGACAAAAGCACTGGCTACACTGGACACTCTTTCTGCTAATATTCCCAATATGAGCCTTTTTATCTCCATGTATGTGCGTAAGGAAGCGTTGTTGTCCTCCCAGATCGAGGGCACACAGGCTACACTGGAGGATGTGCTGGATCCACTCATTGAACAGAATGCAAACCAGAATGTGTCGGATGTCATCAATTATATCAAGGCTACTGAATTTGCACTGAATCGGTTAGAAACTCTGCCGCTTTGTAATCGGCTGATTAAAGAGACCCATGCTGTTTTGATGGAAGGCGTCAGAGGCCAGGAAAAGAGTCCGGGCGAATTCCGGATCTCTCAAAACTGGATCGGAGCTGCAGGAAGCACGCTGAAAAATGCGAGATATATTCCGCCGCGCCCAGAAGACATGCAAAAAGCAATGTCGGATTTGGAAAAGTACATCCATTCGGATGATACGCTGGATATCCTAATCCAAGCGGCTCTTCTTCACTATCAGTTTGAAACGATCCATCCGTTTTTAGATGGAAACGGCCGTGTAGGGAGACTTCTGATTACTTTGTTTTTAATTGAGAAAAAAGCCCTGAAAACACCAGCTCTGTATATTTCCTGTTTTCTGAAGAAAAACCGCATCGAATATTATGACCGTATGAGTGAAGTCAGAAACAAAGACAATTATGAGCAGTGGGTCAGGTTTTTCCTGCAGGCAGTGAAAGAATCTGCTGAGGATGCAACGGAGGCAATCCATAAGCTCTCCGCTCTGCATGACCGTAACGAGGCGGTTGTTAAGCAGATGGGGCGTGCAGCGCAAACAGCAGAAAAACTGTTTTCCTATCTGGAGCAAAACCCGATTATTGATATTAGGAAGACAGCAGATGAATTAGGACTCTCTTTTAGCACAGTATCCGCAGCAGTGGGCAGGTTTGTGAAAGAGGGAATCTTAATGCAGACAAACAATGCAAGCAGAAACAGGGTATTTGCTTATCAGGAATATCTGGATATTTTACGAAAAGACACTTAA
- a CDS encoding helix-turn-helix domain-containing protein translates to MTQRKLALSIEEAADYTGIGRNTLRKLVEWKKLPVLKVGRKVLIKTDMLELFMEANEGRDLRDKGNVKAVTRNGSA, encoded by the coding sequence ATGACGCAAAGAAAGCTTGCTTTATCTATTGAGGAAGCTGCTGATTATACGGGAATCGGCAGGAACACCCTGAGAAAACTGGTGGAGTGGAAGAAACTTCCGGTATTAAAGGTCGGGAGGAAAGTCCTGATTAAAACGGATATGCTGGAACTCTTCATGGAAGCCAACGAGGGCAGGGACTTGAGGGATAAGGGAAATGTGAAAGCAGTCACAAGAAACGGTTCAGCTTAA
- a CDS encoding S26 family signal peptidase: MSRLKKSTWKWIIPFLIMIITLILFRMIFLLGYVPTESMEPTLKKDSYIVGVRIYSKLETGDIIIFHHDGKLLVKRIAAVKNEHIEHNGISVAVPENCYYVLGDNAGHSLDSRYWEEPFVREEDIMAKLIWP; encoded by the coding sequence ATGAGTAGACTGAAAAAGAGCACATGGAAATGGATAATTCCGTTTCTCATTATGATCATTACATTGATTTTATTTAGGATGATATTTTTGTTGGGTTATGTACCTACGGAGTCTATGGAACCGACATTGAAAAAAGACAGTTATATTGTTGGAGTCCGGATTTATTCCAAACTTGAAACAGGCGATATTATTATTTTTCATCATGACGGGAAGCTGCTGGTCAAGCGGATTGCAGCGGTAAAAAATGAACATATAGAGCACAATGGAATCAGTGTGGCAGTACCGGAGAACTGTTATTATGTTCTTGGAGACAATGCAGGGCATTCACTGGACTCCAGATACTGGGAAGAACCTTTTGTGAGGGAAGAGGATATTATGGCGAAACTGATTTGGCCATAA
- a CDS encoding DUF3847 domain-containing protein encodes MARSTKSYEERMLQLEKKEQESLEKAKQYAAQKRELKKRQKYVETKKRTHRLCQIGGAVESVLGSAIEEEDIPKLIGFLKRQEANGKFFSKAMQKEPVANTEEV; translated from the coding sequence ATGGCAAGATCAACAAAGAGTTATGAGGAGCGTATGCTCCAGTTGGAAAAGAAAGAACAGGAAAGCCTTGAGAAAGCGAAACAGTACGCAGCACAGAAACGGGAACTGAAGAAACGTCAGAAATATGTGGAAACGAAAAAACGAACCCACAGGCTCTGCCAGATTGGCGGTGCGGTGGAATCAGTGCTTGGCTCTGCGATTGAGGAAGAAGATATTCCAAAGCTGATCGGCTTCTTAAAAAGGCAGGAAGCAAACGGAAAGTTTTTCTCAAAGGCAATGCAGAAAGAGCCAGTTGCAAATACGGAGGAAGTGTAA
- a CDS encoding DUF3788 domain-containing protein: MLENKPSQSIMTELLGQSLYEVWQALCTAIDEKYDMEQLWNTGGKNWTYEYKYRRGGKTLCSLYAKRNYVGFMIIFGKDERVKFEAIRDTLSNAVCKQYNEAKTYHDGKWVMFEPTNTADFDDYMKLLAIKRKPNRK, encoded by the coding sequence ATGCTTGAAAATAAACCATCTCAATCAATTATGACTGAATTACTTGGACAATCCTTGTATGAAGTTTGGCAAGCGCTATGTACGGCTATTGATGAAAAATACGATATGGAACAGTTATGGAATACTGGTGGTAAGAATTGGACTTACGAGTATAAATACCGAAGAGGGGGAAAAACCCTCTGTAGCTTATATGCAAAACGTAATTACGTTGGTTTCATGATTATTTTTGGAAAAGATGAAAGGGTAAAATTTGAAGCGATAAGGGATACTCTTTCTAATGCTGTTTGTAAGCAGTATAATGAGGCGAAAACCTATCATGACGGGAAATGGGTTATGTTTGAACCGACTAATACGGCTGATTTTGATGATTACATGAAATTATTGGCTATCAAAAGAAAACCGAACCGAAAATGA
- a CDS encoding VOC family protein produces MKHVCMLISVADINAARKFYEDLFGLEVFQDYGRNIAFTCGLALQQDFDWLVNLPKEKILKKSNNAEIVFEEQDFDGFLNKLKEYPDIEYLGEVIEHSWGQRVIRFYDLDGHIIEVGEDMKMVIKRFLASGMTMEEVSVKMDASVEDLTKLLNS; encoded by the coding sequence ATGAAACACGTATGTATGCTTATATCTGTGGCTGATATTAACGCCGCAAGAAAATTTTATGAGGATCTGTTTGGATTAGAGGTGTTCCAGGATTATGGCAGAAACATTGCTTTTACCTGCGGCCTGGCACTGCAGCAGGATTTTGACTGGCTTGTGAATCTGCCGAAAGAAAAGATATTAAAGAAATCTAACAATGCGGAAATCGTCTTTGAGGAACAGGACTTTGACGGTTTTCTAAACAAGCTGAAAGAATACCCGGACATCGAATATCTGGGAGAAGTGATCGAACATAGCTGGGGCCAGCGGGTGATCCGGTTTTACGATTTGGATGGCCATATCATTGAGGTCGGCGAGGATATGAAAATGGTGATAAAGCGCTTTCTTGCTTCCGGCATGACAATGGAAGAAGTCTCTGTGAAAATGGACGCTTCCGTGGAGGATTTGACAAAACTTCTAAATAGCTAA
- a CDS encoding CPBP family glutamic-type intramembrane protease: protein MGGTQSLSDRKVILQFTVLTFCIAYGVSGVLIALGQFGYKVYSLVNSLQQFAMNIPFAIYILSPAIASYVVLKKNNNVTGFPEWLKTVFFAKNKISVYLFIVTGIALYFGTHIIVSGCDGIALPFYMFFLSLPGNFIIGGMEEAGWMYVLQPRLDKKYGFVLSSFLVGMIWAFWHIPLFFIPGTNHCDGLINFWMFNVQVMSLSFFRGAIYKIAGKGYVFVYVLFHTMFNAASSLFGSIMMTWTGTIAANAVMILFSITIITVYNKSKKIN from the coding sequence ATGGGAGGAACGCAATCATTGTCAGATAGAAAAGTCATATTACAGTTTACAGTTTTAACCTTTTGTATTGCATATGGTGTATCTGGTGTTTTGATTGCTCTTGGGCAATTCGGATATAAGGTTTATAGTTTGGTTAATTCTTTACAACAATTTGCAATGAATATACCTTTTGCTATCTATATTTTATCTCCCGCGATTGCCTCTTATGTTGTTCTGAAGAAGAATAACAATGTAACAGGTTTTCCAGAATGGTTAAAAACAGTCTTTTTTGCAAAAAATAAAATTTCCGTCTATTTGTTTATTGTAACAGGGATTGCTTTGTATTTTGGGACACACATAATTGTATCGGGCTGTGATGGAATAGCGCTTCCCTTTTACATGTTTTTTCTGTCCTTGCCAGGGAATTTCATCATTGGCGGCATGGAGGAAGCGGGGTGGATGTATGTATTGCAACCCAGATTGGACAAAAAATACGGCTTTGTTCTTTCTTCTTTTTTAGTTGGAATGATTTGGGCATTTTGGCATATCCCTCTCTTTTTTATTCCCGGAACGAATCACTGTGACGGGCTGATTAATTTCTGGATGTTCAATGTTCAAGTCATGTCGTTAAGTTTTTTTAGAGGGGCAATCTACAAAATAGCAGGAAAAGGCTATGTGTTTGTGTATGTGCTTTTCCATACTATGTTCAACGCTGCATCCTCTCTGTTTGGCTCCATAATGATGACGTGGACGGGAACGATTGCCGCAAATGCTGTAATGATTCTTTTTTCAATAACAATCATTACTGTATACAACAAATCTAAGAAAATAAATTAA
- a CDS encoding SLOG family protein: MEEKTCCVTGHRDIPDEQIDAVKYALRREIVKAVSDGYTGFMTGFANGADQYFAEVVVILQKDFPELRLIAVLPYWKRMDSLCQKEHTNALLDACAEVIVIQDEYRPNVYAKRNRYMVEHSDRVIAVYDGREKGGTVKTIRFAHQFRKELREIPVGLNLDKSRINLGQNRK, from the coding sequence ATGGAAGAAAAGACCTGTTGTGTCACAGGACACAGAGATATACCGGATGAACAGATAGACGCGGTAAAATATGCTTTGCGGCGTGAAATTGTAAAGGCGGTTTCGGATGGTTATACCGGATTTATGACCGGATTTGCCAATGGTGCAGACCAATACTTTGCGGAAGTTGTAGTGATTCTGCAAAAGGATTTCCCTGAGCTGCGGTTGATTGCGGTGCTTCCATACTGGAAACGGATGGACAGTCTGTGCCAGAAGGAACATACAAACGCCCTTCTGGATGCCTGTGCAGAGGTTATCGTAATTCAGGATGAATACAGGCCCAATGTCTATGCCAAACGCAACCGTTACATGGTGGAACATTCAGACCGTGTAATTGCAGTGTATGACGGTCGGGAAAAAGGCGGTACAGTTAAGACGATTCGTTTTGCGCACCAATTTCGGAAAGAACTGCGGGAAATACCCGTAGGGTTAAACTTGGACAAAAGCAGGATAAATCTTGGACAAAACCGGAAATGA
- a CDS encoding DUF3795 domain-containing protein encodes MKDRIAYCGLDCEKCDAYLATINDDQALREKTAKRWAELNNAPILPEHINCEGCRVDGIKTVFCDSLCGIRQCALKKGVTTCGDCSDMEKCQTVGEIISNCPEALDNLKG; translated from the coding sequence ATGAAGGATAGGATTGCATACTGCGGATTGGACTGTGAAAAGTGTGACGCATATCTTGCAACAATCAATGACGACCAGGCGTTGCGTGAGAAAACTGCAAAACGATGGGCCGAGTTAAATAATGCTCCCATTTTACCTGAACATATCAACTGTGAGGGATGTCGGGTTGATGGAATTAAAACTGTATTCTGCGATAGTCTTTGCGGAATTCGCCAGTGCGCATTGAAAAAAGGTGTGACGACATGCGGTGACTGTTCAGACATGGAAAAATGTCAGACTGTTGGGGAGATTATCTCAAATTGTCCCGAAGCTTTGGATAACCTGAAAGGGTAA
- a CDS encoding inositol monophosphatase family protein, with the protein MDIQKIISLVTKTQVLIKNREMAAHVKEKGLADYVTQVDIAVQNFLKKELFALAPDIQFLGEETGLQEIKADRFWILDPVDGTTNLMHDYQHSAVSLALCRQGEIDMGIVYDPFREEVFSAIKGKGSFLNGQPIHVSTAEKLSDTMVGLGTAKRELADENFVRFRRVFGQCQDVRRIGSAALELAYTACGRQGGYFEIYLNPWDYAAGMLLIQEAGGRVTDFTGKPLDPRKGGSVVGTNGYVHAELLNQL; encoded by the coding sequence ATGGATATCCAGAAAATTATCAGTTTAGTAACAAAAACGCAGGTATTAATAAAAAACCGTGAAATGGCCGCTCATGTAAAAGAGAAGGGTCTTGCAGACTACGTAACGCAGGTAGATATTGCCGTGCAAAATTTTTTAAAGAAGGAGCTGTTTGCCCTTGCGCCGGATATTCAATTTCTCGGAGAAGAAACCGGATTGCAGGAAATAAAGGCGGATCGCTTTTGGATCTTAGACCCGGTTGACGGGACTACCAATCTCATGCACGACTATCAGCATAGCGCTGTATCGTTAGCGCTGTGCCGTCAGGGAGAAATTGATATGGGAATCGTATACGACCCTTTCCGTGAAGAAGTGTTCTCAGCGATTAAGGGAAAGGGCAGTTTCCTTAACGGACAGCCCATACATGTATCAACCGCAGAAAAACTATCCGACACGATGGTTGGGCTGGGGACAGCGAAAAGAGAGCTGGCTGATGAAAACTTTGTCCGATTCCGCAGAGTGTTCGGCCAGTGCCAGGATGTCCGCAGGATTGGGTCTGCCGCTCTGGAACTGGCATATACCGCATGTGGCAGACAGGGAGGCTATTTCGAGATATATCTGAATCCCTGGGATTATGCTGCAGGTATGCTGTTAATTCAGGAGGCGGGAGGGCGGGTAACTGATTTTACGGGAAAGCCGCTTGATCCGCGAAAAGGCGGCAGCGTAGTGGGAACAAACGGATACGTCCATGCGGAACTGTTAAATCAGTTGTGA
- a CDS encoding sigma-70 family RNA polymerase sigma factor: MILTGKEQEKVAKNIGLIHRVIQDKLQPPYQVGMYSYEDLFQIGSIGLCKAAATDKGGTFSTYAYRLIWHEICDAMVYATRRQAKEILSDVTPYIAAEQETPEELSDFRMDINRILEQAKAEAPPSTSKGIDAICMMSKGYTSSEIGVKMNASAKLVCAWVSKARKFLKSRPEFVQLADAYHLEG; this comes from the coding sequence ATGATATTAACAGGAAAAGAACAGGAGAAGGTTGCAAAAAATATCGGTCTGATACATAGAGTGATTCAGGATAAGCTGCAGCCCCCTTATCAGGTGGGTATGTATTCCTACGAAGATCTTTTTCAGATTGGAAGCATTGGCCTATGCAAAGCTGCTGCAACTGACAAGGGCGGCACGTTTTCCACCTATGCCTATCGGCTGATCTGGCATGAGATCTGTGATGCCATGGTTTATGCTACCCGAAGACAGGCGAAGGAGATTCTCTCCGATGTGACCCCATATATTGCAGCAGAACAGGAAACTCCGGAGGAACTATCGGATTTTCGTATGGACATCAATCGTATACTCGAACAGGCAAAGGCCGAGGCACCGCCTTCCACCAGTAAAGGCATAGACGCCATCTGCATGATGTCAAAAGGATATACAAGCAGTGAAATTGGAGTAAAAATGAATGCTTCAGCAAAACTGGTTTGTGCTTGGGTATCCAAAGCACGGAAGTTCCTGAAGAGCCGGCCGGAGTTTGTGCAGCTTGCAGATGCCTATCATCTGGAGGGGTGA
- a CDS encoding helix-turn-helix domain-containing protein codes for MYEEFVPERLAKLRLQKGVSARDMSLSLGQANNYINNIENKKSLPAMQSFFYICEYLGVTPKEFFDEENLYPETLQEFIAEAKKLDPKLMAYILGIMKELNSKK; via the coding sequence ATGTATGAAGAATTCGTCCCGGAACGGCTGGCAAAGCTGAGATTACAAAAAGGTGTATCTGCACGCGATATGTCATTGTCGTTGGGGCAGGCAAACAACTACATCAATAACATTGAAAACAAAAAATCACTTCCTGCCATGCAGTCCTTCTTCTATATCTGTGAATATCTTGGCGTAACACCAAAGGAATTCTTTGATGAAGAAAATCTTTATCCAGAAACCCTGCAGGAATTTATTGCAGAAGCAAAGAAACTGGATCCAAAATTAATGGCATATATCCTCGGCATTATGAAAGAACTGAACAGCAAAAAGTAA
- a CDS encoding VOC family protein, with protein sequence MYGYSEKYFDWLVNLPKEKILKKSNNAEIVFEEQDFDGFLNKLKEYPAIKYLGEVINHSWGQRVIRFYDLDGHIIEVGEDMKMVIKRFLASGMTMEEVSVKIDASVEDLTKLLNS encoded by the coding sequence ATATATGGGTATTCAGAAAAATATTTTGACTGGCTTGTGAATCTGCCGAAAGAAAAGATATTAAAGAAATCTAACAATGCGGAAATCGTCTTTGAGGAACAGGATTTTGACGGTTTCCTGAACAAACTGAAAGAATATCCGGCCATTAAATATTTGGGAGAAGTGATCAATCATAGCTGGGGCCAGCGGGTAATCCGGTTCTACGATTTGGATGGCCATATCATTGAGGTCGGCGAGGATATGAAAATGGTGATAAAGCGCTTTCTTGCTTCCGGCATGACCATGGAAGAAGTTTCTGTGAAAATAGATGCTTCCGTTGAGGATTTAACAAAGCTTCTGAATAGCTAA
- a CDS encoding DUF3268 family zinc-finger domain-containing protein, which yields MKKQKKKRKGFQAGSMRCPYCGSPVIYRSADGIYHDNSKKTMLYVCGRYPECDAYVRVHAGTNIPVGSLANHELRTLRRTAHHYFDQLHQSGMMSKQDAYQWLADLICAPLSEAHIGHLGEYYCKQVIEESRRLMERRKSGKNRYRFRALEGGVAAS from the coding sequence ATGAAAAAACAAAAAAAGAAAAGAAAGGGATTTCAGGCAGGTTCTATGCGTTGCCCTTATTGTGGCAGTCCGGTTATTTATCGGAGTGCGGATGGGATTTATCATGATAACAGTAAAAAAACAATGCTCTATGTATGCGGCCGTTATCCGGAATGTGACGCTTATGTACGAGTCCATGCTGGAACCAATATCCCAGTGGGAAGCCTGGCCAATCATGAACTTCGCACCCTCAGGCGGACCGCACATCACTATTTTGACCAGCTGCACCAGTCTGGGATGATGAGCAAACAGGATGCTTATCAGTGGCTGGCAGACTTAATTTGTGCTCCTTTATCGGAGGCACATATTGGCCATCTGGGGGAATATTACTGCAAACAGGTTATTGAAGAGAGCCGCAGGCTGATGGAGCGCCGTAAATCCGGAAAGAACAGATACCGATTTCGAGCATTAGAAGGGGGCGTGGCAGCCTCATGA